The genomic segment TCGGTTTCTTTCTAATCCAGCAGAGAGCATTGGAATGCAGTGAAGTGGATTATGAGATATCTTCGTGGCACTTCCAACATGAAACTTTGTTTGCAATGAGAAACCTGTTCTTGTTGGGTATCTGATTCGACATGGCGGAGACATTGACTCGAGGAGATCTACTTGAGTTACTTAATCACTTATGCAGGGGAGCTGTGGCATGGCAATCGAGACGCAAAAGTGTGTTGCATTGTCCACCACCGAATCATTGCAGCAACCAGGCGTGTAAGGAGATGCTTTGGATAAAGAAGTTTGTGCATGAGCTTGGTTTTACTCGGAGAAGTATGTCCTGTCTTGTGATAGCAGTGCTATTCATCTTGGTAAGAACTCAACTTTTCATGCTAGATCTAAGCATATTGATGTGAGGTACCATTGGATACGAGATGTTCTTGAAGCTAAGTGTTAGAGCTTGAGAAGATACACACTAATGATAATGGTGCTGATATGTTGATGAAGGCCTTACCAAGAGGAAAGTTTGAAGCATGTTGTTTGACCTCGGCATGGAGGCATTCCCCACATAGTTGGAGGGGAGATTTGTTAGGTGTGGGTCCTACTAGTGGGAAACCCATAATTTCGCCACATTTTTTGTCTTCTTggatttgtcaaaaaaaaaagggtgtgagCCAAAATCTCAAATTCATCCAGAGAAAAGAGAGTAGAAAATTTCATTTTCTAAGCTTGGTGCAGCAGTGATCAACTCTTCGATCGAAGGTTCATCCGTGGttcgattgagctgatttttggacagcagctAGGCGATAAGGTGCTCTTGACTTTGTACGGTCGGATTTTTCATCCGAGTCTTGTAGCGTCGAAAATACCCATTTTTCAGTAGCTGCGTTTTTGGtgatattctctcatttttctctcttttgctaaagattacatattgttagccttgttggagttgaatgcttgttgtaggcttgatattgtgatcttgtagttgaacatttgatgatagtggagctcttgatcggactctaaagtcccgtggtttttacccttgatttaaagGGGTTTTCCAGTAAAAATACGGtgtctctatttatttttattgtggttgcattagttgatttgtggttgattaagGTTGCTAGAGAACATATCTTGTGCTATTGTGCTTGCCATAATTTTTGACAGGAGTTATAAGGAGAGAAAGAACACCGGTTCGGCTTTCGCTTTGTTTCGGTTGTTCAGTTTCTTCCCAACAAGAGCTACATCACCTATCAACAAGTTCTTTTAAATAAGAAACAAAAATTTGATTAGATTATAGATAAATTACTTAATAGTTTCAAGCGAAGAATGTACGTATGCGTACTTGGAGTTGTGGCGGGTTGTAGTAGGTTGTGGATGGGTGCAAGGATTCCTTGCATTGTACGGGGCACCGGCATGTCATGAGCGTCTTGCGCCCAAATTCCATGTATTTTGAATTCAGTTGGGATTGGGAGTTTACAGTTGAGAGTAGAGCTACAAACTGAGGGAGGCCATTGAAGTGCCAATTTATAGAAGTCTACCACTGGAATTACTGGCGGCTGGGGTACTGCAAATGCTACCCGTAATGAAAATTGATAAAATgcatttttacaaatttataaaTCAAAAGAGAACTACTCCATATATAGATATTACATGCATAGATGGTTGGGCTGAGATTGGATGATTGTGCTTTGCAAGCAGCTGGTTTATGATCTCCTTTATAAGCTTGGCACACatatttcacaaaattttcaaagtcctgCAACCATGAAATAAATACTGAAGTTACTTGTCACAAAATTTTACCACATCAGGCCAGAAATGGATGACACAAGTATGTATAGTGTTTAAGTggcattcttcttctccatgctgcacATTGTTGCATAAACTATAATTAGTTACAGTGGAAGAAAGAAATTGAACTTCATTAGTTAATAATGAATATATTAAAATGAAGAATGGAGTTGTAAACCTGGCAATGGATTTCAGCATTGCTCCAAGGGACCAATCTTAGATTGATAATGGTATGGAGGTCAGTATGGAAGACCTTGACGAGGTCATTGGAGATAAAGGAGGCACAACGTGGACATAAACTTGTTTCATAGTACAGTGACACAGTAACCTTGTCATTAACATTATCTAAAGAGGAAAGGGAGGGAGATATAAGCCAGAATATTGGAAGAGCGGACAGAATATAGAAGATCAATGGTTGAAGATAAGCCATTGTTTTAGTGGTAGATTCTGCACAATGTTGAACCTCCATTATGCAAGGATTCTTATAGTTGAGAATTGTGATGATCACTATTGTTTTCTATCACTTTCAGAAACCATGTGACGTTATCATCCCTAAAAGAACAATTATACACCACTTTAAAAAATTGTTTACATGAAGATTGTTTATTTATGTATGAAGGTTATTGTTTTTCTAATTTTACTTTGGAAATTACAAAATAATCAACATTGTAGTTATATCTAATACTAGTTTCGATCACATGTAATAAGTTCCACGTTGATAAAATAAGTCTTTAATTTTTCTTAACATAGCTTTCGATGTGTCTGTTTCAGTCTGTATAAATATGGTGAATAAACTTCACAAGTAATTACTTATAATAGTTTATTGCTTATaacaattgatatatatatatatatatatgaacttaacCAAACATCCTCAAAgttgttgaaatttttgtttctttaaaattttagtaggGTTTAAATCTTGATTAAGAGTATGGTAATTAATGGTTGAGAAAACGAATTGATTTGTTTTTATAAGTACTGTTATTCTTTCACATGAAATAGTGTAAGAATCTCAATTTAATAAAATGGATTTGCTTTTATCAAAGTCTCAATACTATAGCATTGGTTGCCTGGTATTTTCATGCGTAAAAATATATTCATTTTGTTAAATCgatatatttttgttaaattgtgaTTTTTCCTATACTTATTATTTgtttaaaatagtataaataacttaaaaattcttgtaaaatcattatttttgcaaatatttatgaaaaaggcTTTCAAATttgtcaaataatattaaaaaagcaTACCAAGTCAATTTTGTTAAATTAAGTctaaaaatccaaaataaaaattaatatgaaaaattaaCAACTCTTCATAATTTCTATTTATGCcccaaaattgataaaaattttatttaattctctaAAATTATATAgatataagttattaaaattgtgaaattgcatctttactatcataaaaatatataattttatcccCAAAATAAAACTTTCCTAGCTTCACCCCGATCGACAATGTTAATATAAGTTTGTTACAAAAAATTGGCATTATAGTGGACTTGAAGctaacaaaaaaattaacaatgttaATGTTTCTTTAAATTTAGGTCAgaattttaattagaataaaatatttagactaaataattacattataaatgtTGAAACACCAAATTATAAAAGAAGTATAAATGTTTAAATCGGGTCTTTAGATAGAGAAACAAGATATATAAATTGTGGATCAGTTTCATATATAGGGTTGCTTGAGAAAGAGCATACATAGAAACAAGGTGTAGTTGATGACTTAATGATATGGTAACTCCAAATCCATGTCCATTGTAATCGGTGGAATTCATCTTTGTTTAGCTACTTTTCAGCTATTTGTTTGGGTATAAATTGTTCAGAAATTTCTTTCTTTTGGGGTTCAAGTTGAATGGAAACTCAAGTGAAGTACATGTGGGTTGTGGTGTTTATTGTGACTCAATAGCTTTCAAAAAGTCAAACAAAATTAAATTCTTGGTGGGGATtgaaactcaatcaataaaaaaGGGGGAAAATAGAAAATTGGaagaataaacaattaatgtaaaTAAAACCCAAACTTTTGAAAGTAAATACTTTTTGAGAGGGAAAAGATTTGATTTTTTTGTTCAATTGCTTGAATCTGTTTAGTgagtttccattttcattttatgAAATTTCCCTTTTCTCCGTTTCCAAACTTTCAATTACTTATCTATTTATATATGCAGGTTGCAGTTTATAAGAATTTAATCCCAAAGCTTTGATGGACAACAGAAAACATGTGCGAAACTATCAAAGATTCCATTGGCAGTAAACAAAAATGGATTTGCTTTCACATATCAACTTACCTACCATAATATTAATGCAAATTCCTTTATCAAGACAATGCTTCGAGTCTCAAAATTATAATGTAGAATTGGTTAGAATATATCCATTTTTGTTATGATTCACACCAGCTGACATATTCCTTCATTTGCTGagtaaattaaaattattgaagGTGTTCAAGGTCAAATATTAACCTAAATGTTACAATAATTAAAGCAAAAGGAAGACTATAAGTAATTGTTGCATATCATACCATAGATAGAAAGGAATAAAACAGTGGGACAACCAACAAAGTCAAGACTTGATTTATTTATCAAATCCTTGCTATCTCAGCTCAGCCATCAAGATGCAATGTAGTAGTTTATACTTCTGAGTTTGGTTTctcaataattaaatttattatcaaaattcaacattTCCAATAATTCACCGTGCTTGTTTGTTTTTCATTTTACAATAGATATTACATGCATGGATAGTTGGGCTGAGACTGGATGATTGTGCTTTGCAAGCAGGTGGTTTATGATCTCCTTTATAAGCTTGACacacatttttcacaaaattttcaaagtcctgCAACCATGAAATAAATATTGAAGTTACTTGTCACAAAATGCTACTGCACAATCACACCAAGAGAGAGAAATAAACAAACTCACTTGTCCGAGTGGCTGATTATTCACCACCACCCATGGCACATATTCTTGAGGTGGCTTCATATGTGCAGTCTCGTTAGCATATTGCAGCAGAAGCTGCATTTTATTAATTTGGAAATTCAATGTTAATTAAATACTAGGACATGCAGCCAACCTTATATCCAAATCCAGTAGTATAGCATTAATTTGTTGATTTTCTCCCCATTCAATCTCAGCTTTTCACTGCCATTTTTCCACAGTGCTTCAACTGGCCCCGTTTTGACCTTTGTTGCTCTGTGCTGCCAATGAATTCCACAGTAGAGTAATTAAACACGAGTTGGGGACAAGTACAAATACTTTTGACTAATAGAATTTACCACATATGACGCATATTTTTATCATCCCTAAAAAACAACTATACACCACCGTAAAAAATGATTTGCATGAAGATTACAAAGATAAtaaaattgtttatttatttatgtacgaaGGTCGCAGTTTACAGGCCCTCAGATGAAAAGGATTTAAATTAATCCCAAGGTTTTAATGTACAAAAGAAAACATGTGCTGATGTGCGAAAGTATCAAAGATCCCATTGATAGTAAACAATATAAATGGGATTACCAAGTTAAAGCAGAGCACGTTACTCGACTAACATGCTACCATTGTGGTCAATAGAGACAATAATGAATATACAGCGCACACTCATCAAGGCTAGCATAAACATGTACATtgtttgaaaagttgaaaaatccGCGCTCATCAGTGCTAGAACTTTGAATATCACAAATAacacaatatttttttttttgattggAACAAATAACACAATATTGTGTGCTTTTTTTAGGGTAGATAATACAAAACTTTGTAATCCTGTTATGCATTTTGAGCTTATATATATTTCCCTACTTTGAAAGTTTATTCGTACATAATGGTATTTTGTAACTATGACAGAAATATTATAGTTACACCTaccaaataaaaacaaaacataaactaaacaaatttccaaatccacaaacaatattaaaaaaatggataaaacaaaattaattttgtcaaaataaatctaaaaattcaaaacaaaaaattaatataaaaatttgagaGCTGACCTATGATGGACAATTGAAAAACTTTAAAAACCCTGACCGGACTGAACCAATATCACATGTATAGTAAAACTCTATTTATTTATAGAAAAGATTTAACAAAAAAGTTTAACGATGTTAACGCTTCTTTAAATTTATGTCCAAATTTTAATTagaatgaaatatttaaattaactAATGGCTTTATAAACATTGAAACaccaaattataaaaaaaatcaaatataaatgTCAAATCTCAAATTTTAACATAGTATAGGGaccaaaatttaaattaaactatttttatataattaaaaagtaGAGATTGATTTATCTATTTATGTATGAAGGTTGCACTTTACCAGCACTTAAGTGTTTGATGAAAaggatttaaattaattatataatataaactaCCATGCGACAATAATTATGTAATATACAAATTCTTTATACCTATACAGACTTCATTTATACATACAACAAAGTTAGGGACAGGGTACATTACTTGACTGCATGCTGCCATTGTAGTCAATATATAGAGGCAATCATGAACATATAGAGCATGTTCATCATGATTAATATAAATTGGTACTTtgtttgaaaagttgaaaagtcTTCACTCGTAATTAGGGGTGAGTATTTGATCAAGTCGAGTCGAATTGAGTtaaaaatttcgagttagtcgagttgacgaatcctattttagcaaccgaattcaatttaaatttttttttgaatcgaGTCAAAtggagtcaaaaaatttcgagtcgagtcaagtcaaattaatgaatcttattatttattcTCAATGTTCCGTTTACATAGACCGATACAAGCTTTTAGATTAATTTTAAGTAAAGGAAAAAAGAAGAGTGGAGCGATTCGGGAAGGAAAATAAGACTaatgggtaaacatttatcaaaacaacatagttttaccttttaacttgATAGTTTTTACTTTTAACTTTTCTTgtaaacatttatctttttttttatttgaattttcggataactcgaatTAGGAGTGAGTGTTCGATTGAATCGAGTGAAACCATTTGagttaaattagaaaaattaataatcttaaattaaaatcttgtacaatataactaatttcatgttaGAACACAAAATTTGaaacaatatatatttgaaaacttttttaagcaaaaaagaaaagaaaagagagagatattttagtatgataaatTTGAATTATTAATCACTTATTTAgattccaaaattattattttattaaattttatatatttttagttttttaaaaattataattttaaaaaatataaatattagaaTTTCTTTAAAtatcttgaattttaaaatttattttcaaattttgtaaattatttgatttttttgtaattttgttaagagagagactaatttacttattttcaaaattgacagaGATCAAAACAGTATTTATACTAATTTATTCTTAACAATAAAACTTTTGCTTGCTTAACATTTTAACCATTAAGCCTAGTAATCTATTCTTATCAACAAATAATTTTAATGCATTCTAAGTTCGCTTATCCTATTCttattattcttttaaaaaattaaattttatccctATTTCTTCTACCCTtaattttgggatgtgacaagGCAACTCAAACTGTTTTAACGGAGTATAAAATGTAAGTTTAGCAATTATGGTTATCCACAATCGAATTGAATTCttctttatttaatatataattgattttagtttttattataaaaataaatattataaatttaaaataatgtaaataatttataagtttttgtaaaatcataatttttagaACTATTTATGGAAAGGGCTTTCGTGAATATTTATGGTGGGGATtgaaactcaatcaataaaaaagaaaaaggaaaaatcgaaaattggaagAATAAAGTAGATAAAAACCTAAACTTTTGAAGGTAAATACTTTTTATAAGGGAAAAGATTTGATATTTTTGTTCAATTGCTTAAATTTGGTTGGATAGTTTCTATTTTCGTTTTATTAAATTTCCTTTTCTCTGTTTGAAGACGAATTTAAAGAAAAGAGTAACATGCGAAGGAATTGCATTAGACTTTGTAAAGATAAAACACACACATTAAAAATATGTATTATTAGTTCTGTTGGACTTAAAGATATTGGGTTATAACAGTAGTAAATTTTTATAAAGAAAGATATTGAATGTTATGGGATTGAGTTTGGGTTATTTTAAATCTATATTCGGATTAATGTTATTTTAAAATCGAACCATTTTGAGTTTAAATCATTCAAATTTATTGATCGGACTTTATAAAGATAAAAGAACATATTGAAAATATGTAATATTAATTGGTTCCAAAGTTCGGCCTTAGTGGGGGCAATTGGTTCCAAAGTGCTACATCACCACTCAACAATTtcttttaaataagaaaaaaaatttgattaGATTACAGATAAATTACTTAATAGTTTCAAGCGAAGAATGTACGTATGCGTACTTGGAGTCCTGGCTGGTCCATAATAGGTTGTGGATGGGTGCAAGGATTCCTTGGATTGTACGGGGGCACCGGCATGTCATGGGCGTCTTGCGCCCAAATTCCATGTATTTTGAATTCAGTTGGGATTGGGGATTTACAGTTGAGAGTAGAGCTACAAACAGAGGGAGGCCACTGAAGTGCCAACTTGTAGAAGTCTACCACTGGAATTACGGGCGACTGGGGTACTGCAAATGCTACCCATAATGGAAAATGATACAATGCacttttttacaaatttacaaatttacccaTAATGATACAATGTAGTAATTTATATTTCTGAGTTTAATTTCTTGGgaattaaatttattatcaaaATTAGATTCACCCTTAATCGAATTGGGGTGAGATTATCTCAAGTTTTCCCTTACGTAACCAATGCCTCATTTATTAATAGTATATAATCATGCTCTAtgttttaaaatagaaaaaaaatgatTTTACGAAACACACAAGGTTTTGTAGGAGGAAATAGTGAGAAGATTAAAAAGGAATATTGCCTTTTTAAGTCGTGATTTGTGATGGGAAAGAAATTCAAGCGTTTTAGTTTGGCATCAAAAACATCAAAGAGTTTgacatttttcattaaaattagAGTATTTTCTTCATGTTTTCTCCCATAATTGTGCTTTAtcaaaaaacaaataaataaaaagcacAAAATCAAGGCAAGGCAAGTTACTCGACTAATTTGCTATCATTGTAGTCAATAAAGACAATCATGGAAATgcaaaatatactcatcaaggcTAATTAAATACATtgtttgaaaagttgaaaaatctCCGCTCATCACGGCTGGAGCTTTGAATTTCATAAATAACACAATATTGTGTGCTTTTTTTAGGACATATAATGCAAAATTTCTTAGTCCCATATCCAATTCATGCAGATCTCTCTTCGTATTCAGATTTATTTGATATATCTCTAATTGATTGATGTATTAAATGTTCCTTAGACTCTTGTATTCCATTGATACGAACGAGGCTTTCAACATAAACATGAAGAAGGAGATGTTATACTGAAAATTATCTAGATAAGTATTAATCTCAAGCTTCTTCAGCTCTTCGGTGGAAGGGTGAAATTGGAGTACTTTATTATTTGTGTTTCTAAGAAACAACTCGTCATTTTTCCCAAACCCCAATGGGCATACAGCTCCAGAAATAAATTCAATACGGAATTGTTTAGTCCATATTCCTTCACTCGTAATCCATAAATCAATTCCTTTGGATCCGTAAGTAATAAAACCCAGTGATCCATTAAACGCCAATAGATTAAAATAGCATTCTGAAAAAGGCCCAATGAATTCCGGAATTGATAAAATCGAGAACTTCTCATTAGCCATGTCAAATGAAAAAATTGGTCCTACAAAATCATGAAATACCAGACACTCTGTTTTCCAATAGCAAATTCCATCTATGCAATTATTCCCAAGAATAGATGAGTTAGTGCATAACCAGGAGATGGAATTTCCTTCCAGGAATCACTTCTAAATGAATACAACTCAACATGGGGCTCAAAATGACGTTCGTCTTCACTATTAATAAAAGTAAGAACAACAAATCGTATGACTTTGTAGTCATCAGTTTTAGAATCAAACCCAAAAGCAGCGTGCCTAAAAGAAACCTCGACTCAAGTCAAGCGACCTTCTTGGATGGAGGAAAAATATGGAGGGCATTGTATTGAAGACGGTGGAAGGATTTTAAACTCTCTGGTTGATGGGTTCCAAATGGCAGCCTTATCCGTTGAAGATTCTTGTAAACACAACAATCCATCACAAGCACCATGAACAGAGGGGACTGCAGTCTTAAAAAAAGGCAAGTGAATGTTTTGTTTTACTGTATATTGTTTATCTTTTTGGTTGGAAAGATGAGAGAAATAAGGTTCGAAGGTGTTACCATCACAGCGTATGAGAAGTAGATTAAGGTTGTTGTTTTCAAGGTTGTTGTGATGATGTTTGGAAATGAAATGAGGAGTTTGAAAAGAAGAACATCAATACTTACAAACACAGTTGAAGCGAGTAAGGGATTTAACTGGAAGCTTTGACAGAATTTCCATAACCAAATCTTCTGGCAATTCAAACCTGGGCCTGATCTGCATCTTGCTATTTCGATATTCTTtgaaattgactaagaggaataaaTAAGCAAGCAAAAAGGGAGTTGGTAGGTGTCATCTATGGTCCAAACCTTAACCATGAAGCAAAGAAGCATAACAGGTAAGCATTTGATACGTTATAATAATTAAATGCGATTTAGGAAAATTTCCTTATTTGCATTTGTATCCATGTGAGGAAGGATtaagataaaatataatataatacataCCTTTTGAATTTAATCCccaattttaaaagattaaatttaaaGGATACAATATGCTCACATTTAGGGATTTtatgtatatttgaaatttaatactCAATCTCTCTATTTTTTATATTACAAATTTTGGTATGGTTAACAAcgttaaaattgttaaaatttttgacATAATTGTCAAAAATACTCTCAATGTTTATGGATTTTTGGGTTGAGCCCTAACTTTTTTTTTGGATGGACACCCTTAAGTTACGATTTTTAATAAATCAATCTAATTTTAATGGGGAACATGAATTAACCCTAAGTCAAATCACATGTCAATGAAGTAGCCTATAGGACGTGCCGCATAAACAGGAGGCCATAGTTGATgtcatttataaaaaataaaattgtttaacaattttttttttcattttgtttcaaTCTTCTTTGTTCTTCTCCTCT from the Gossypium arboreum isolate Shixiya-1 unplaced genomic scaffold, ASM2569848v2 Contig00299, whole genome shotgun sequence genome contains:
- the LOC128288828 gene encoding uncharacterized protein LOC128288828 — encoded protein: MEVQHCAESTTKTMAYLQPLIFYILSALPIFWLISPSLSSLDNVNDKVTVSLYYETSLCPRCASFISNDLVKVFHTDLHTIINLRLVPWSNAEIHCQDFENFVKYVCQAYKGDHKPAACKAQSSNLSPTIYALPQPPVIPVVDFYKLALQWPPSVCSSTLNCKLPIPTEFKIHGIWAQDAHDMPVPRTMQGILAPIHNLLQPATTPSDVALVGKKLNNRNKAKAEPVFFLSL